In Schistocerca gregaria isolate iqSchGreg1 unplaced genomic scaffold, iqSchGreg1.2 ptg000668l, whole genome shotgun sequence, the sequence TCACAAATCTTCTCTGTCAACATATCAAAACTGTCAGGCGCGATACGATTCAGAATTCCACGGAACAGGCGAGTCGACTGTTCCAGCTCGTCCGCGTCGTTCGACGCTTGATAAGGTCTCGTCTTAGACCAGCGATCCTTTGGAGTCGACGAATATCCTCCGCTAGCGCCCGAACGGTGGTCCTGTTGGCGAGTGCCCGACCGACCTTTTTTCCCGGCAAAACCGTCCTTAGAACCGCTTCTCACGCTTTCCCGCTCCCGGTTCGCTCGGCCTCTCGAATCTTGCACATTCTTTCCCTCTCGGCCACTCGGCACCTTGTCCTGGAACGGGCGAGTGTAATACCGACCCCTGGAGCCTCCGAAAAACCCGTCCCGATGCCCTCCTCCGTAGCCTCCTCTCGAGCTGTTGCTCTGAGATATCTCTTCCGGAATCTGAATGGACGGTATGATCTTCACCAAATGCTGGAATTGCATAATGAAATCCCGATCGTAGATCTTCTTTCCCGTCGGGTTAGAAGGTGACCACGTATCAGGAGGATACACAATCTCAAAACCCCTTTCTTCATCTTCACCTTCATCAATGCTGGAACGACCCGAATCCGCCGCTTCTTCTCGAGAAGACTCGGCAAAATCTTCTGCCTTCGTGTCCTGCCCTTCCGTGATGTCTTCTTCGCTCTCTTTGCGGGGGCTCATCACCTCCCCACCGGGTATCGCAACGTCCGCAGGGGCGGATTTCGCGTCGCCATAACCTTCAGAACTCGCCGCGTCTTCTGATACCCCCCCTTCGGGCGCCGCTTCGCGCACCACCTCTTCGGGCATCGCTTCGCGCGCCACCTCTTCGGGCGCCGCTTCGCGCACCACCTCTTCGGGCGCCGCTTCGCGCACCACCTCTTCGGGCATCGCTTCGCGCGCCACCTCTTCGGGCATCGCTTCGCGCACCACCTCTTCGGGCGCCGCTTCGCGCTTCTCCTCTTCGGGCGCCGCTTCGCGCACCACCTCTCCGGGCGTCGCTTCGCGCTTCTCCTCTTCGGGCGCCTCTTCAGGCTTCTCTTCGAGCGTTGCTACGTGTTCGGTCTCCGCCGATTCTGTCTCTAGTCTCTCGGCCAAGGTCGGTTCGGCCGCGGTCTGAGAGGGCGCCTCTTCACTCCTTGTTTCCGGCGATCGAGGCCGTGCTCCTTCCGCCGTCTGCTGCGGAACGGCGTCGCCTCCTGCGTCGGCAACCAACGGATCGTGCGAAGGCGGTTCTGAGTACGTCCCCGATCTCTTGATGATCAACTTCTTTCTGGTAATTGGAGGGGCGAGACCGATTTCCTCTCCTCCCTCGTCTATTTCAAAGACGCACACGCCCGCCGAGGATTTCGGAACGCTCGCGGAGGCCGGAGGTTCCGAGGGCTTAGAAGCTGGCTGAGCATCGTCATCAATGCTAACGTACGTCTTAGTATTAGGGTCCACAAACCTCAACGGCCTTTTGGGCGCGGGCGTGAACTTGGTAGACGGCTTGACAAAAGCAGGGGGCTCGCCCAAATGAGCAGTGCCATATCGAGGCGCTGAAGAAGGTGGGGGAGGCATTTTCGAATATATCGGACCCTTGGGCATCGCAGCTGAACCAGAGTATCCCGCGCTCTGCTTCGTCGGCACCAACATATGCGTAGGATGCATCTTTTCATAGTAAGATTGAGACGAATCGGCGTGAAGCCCAGGCAGGACGTTGGGCTGGTCGTCAAACACTATCTGTGAATTTGGCACCGTTGCATGCATGCCCGACTGAGGCGGGTACATATTCTGATACGTGTGAATCACATAGTTGTAGTACGGATAGTTCTGCGGTGCGTACTGCGGCGGCACCATCTGGTGATGGCCCTGGTACCGCTGGTCTAGCTTTGGATGGTGGTAATTCGTAGCATAATAATGCAGTTCGGTTTCATAGGGCGCTCTCTTATTTGGCGGCTCTTGGGACAGAGGTTTCATGTTGGATTTCCTCGACGCAGAATCTTGAGACTGCTGCACAGGAACAGACTGCGTCGGCTGGTCGGAAAGTGCGGTCTGGCCTCGACTTTGTTCTCTACAAGACCAATTTTAATGTGTCAAAAACCTATAGCACAAGGAGATAAAAAAACAGCGTATACATCTCACACACGCGACAGAGCAAAGAACGTAGGCCAAAAACCAACGCTCTCTTTCTCTGCTCTGAGGAACCGACCCATCGCCACCGTAAATATTAGGAGACAACGAAAAAAAGAGGGGGAAGAAAAAACCGTCGTCCCCGCGCGTGTCTTCTCGTCCGTCAATAAAAGAATTCACCCACACCCACGCACTAAGCACCAAAAACACACATACTTCTTTGTAGCATGAAGGGCCGTTGATCTCGTGTGCACCTGTCCGCCACTGCCACCACCTCCCCCCCCTCTGTTGGTGTTACCCGAGCCCCCGTTGCGATGTAGCATCTTCCTCTGATGTGACATGGCGATGCTGTGTATATTATAACAGCACCGGGACCCTCACTAACCAGAGTAGAGAATAAAAATTTATCGAGTTCAAGATAAAAATTATTGTACTGACAATCTACTCTGTAAAGAGAAAGATATTGTGTGTGTATGATCGAAAAACAGCCGAAGCCATCGAGTTgcgtacattaaaaaaattactagAGACAATGCGCGGGTTGTTTCCCCCTGTAGAGGGAGAATCACACGAGGACTATCCGCAGAGATCGATCTCTGCATACacgcaagaaaaaaattcaaattgatATACAGTtatacacttttcgtatcctcGCCATCTTTGCAAGTGGCCTTCAGTCTTCAGTGACGAGATGCTAGAAtagcacaatgaaaaagaaaacgGCCATCCCGATGTATATGAATAGCATCGACCACATTGCTTGCAGGTCTCGCTCAGGTCTCATCTGTGCGTCCCCGAATGGTTGGTGTACCGTCTGAAAACGCGCCAGGCAAAGAGTAGGTGAGGTTAGTCGCTTTGCCACGTTAAAATCTGCAAGACAGAAAAAAAGACGTACAAATTGAAGTCGCAAGAAAGAAGGGATGAACGGCGCAGAGATTGTGTACGTCGCGGTAGAATGTCGGGTGCCATCTCCTGGCTCTACGAAATTGGGATGATGCGGGAACTCGTAGGTTGGAGGCACTTCTGGGCGTTGACTCGTAGGACACTCAGACACAAGCTTCTCTGCGTCTCTTATAGATTTTTCATGGCCGTAAATAAAAATAACCTTGTCTTTATAGATACCAGCCTTACACACAGGACAGACAGGATGATGCCCCAGCCACTTTTTTTCAAAGGGACGCCGTCAGAAATATGCCAAAAAGAGCAGAATGTGCGCAGATTAAGTACCTTATATAGACAAGGCCAACTGGTAAAGAAGAGTGAGTCTCGTTGCGCTAATGCTCCCACACAAAAATACATCATTTTCGTACCAATAAAGATGTCCACACTGTGTCACAACAGGAAATGATACCGGCTCCAAGCAGATGTTACACTGAAAAGGCTGGCCAAACGCCTGCGTGCTGTCACCCGCTTGAGTTGCGACGGCCTCTGTCTTTATCTCACCATCCGAATTATCTCCTATAGAATGGCTTGCCTCATTTTCCGAACTTTCAGCTGTTGGGTAGGCGCACAAAGATTCCATACTCTCGGTAAAACTGACATCAGAACGAGCCTGAAACAATTGACTACGAAAAGTCAGAATGTCGCTGAATAAGCTAAAAATATCCTTACTTTAGATAGTATAGAACACTGAAAGAAAGCATTGAAACTTAATATGGTCATTCGCTACATCTGCCAAAGATTGCacagaacgaagtacgcaaaacaCATGCATGCAATGCAATTCTGAACGGCTCTACAAATTTCGCGCGAGACTTAAGAAGGCATAACATACAATCTGGTAGACAGTCTTGTGTATGGGCGGTTAGATGACTTTCAGCTTGATCTTGGTCTAGAAAAGCACGAGGCAAAACAGTTTTTTCGTTCAAGAATACTACATCAAAAGTAAACCAGAAATTAGATTCGACCCAATTTGGGGTACAAGCTATCCgttaaatttttttctaaatgtgctTTATTTTTGCCAAATTTATTAATTTAGATATATGTTAATCTATATACAAGAGAGTATCATGTCGGAGGCGCGCAGAAGTATTATACTATACTAGACTAACTGTGGCTAGATCTGCACCCTTCGTATTTGCACGAGCTACATGACAGTCACTACTCAATTGACATTTATGGTGTATTAATTTACAACCTATGCATTTTATCGAGGTATAATCTGCGCATAAAAATCTTTTAGTTTGTATGCGCCAAGAAAATATTTGATTGGTTACGAAACGACTCATGAATTCCGTGTCTTCTTCTCTTATCTGGTGTAGCTATATCTTTCCAGAATATGAATGGATCAACAATAGATGGATATAGTCTGGTTGTGACCAGCGGTATACTGATGCTCATAGCTTCTGTTTTGTTTGTTATCTTTAACAACACTCTGAGCGATATTGTATGGCAATGCTCCTAGCTATTTGTTATATTTGTACAACACGCTGTAGTCTTACAGTTTCCATTATCAGTCATTTATACCTATTCAAAATGTAAGACTATATTATTGTTAGCATCATTCATGTCTTATTTGTTGTATATATATGTCATAAACCCTATATTGCTGCATGTTTTGTAGAATGTCTCTTTTTACACCAGCAGTAGCACTTATCCTTCATTCTTTATATTTTCATTATGTCGTACAAATATTCAGGGATATCTGGCATCAGTTTATATCCATTATGTCTCCTTATATCTGATTCAGATAAATCTATATATTTATGAATATTCATTACTTGCTATTATGTTTAGAATGTTTATACATACAACGCTCTTATGTTtggaaacatcttgacatatttacGTTATCTCTAAGTATTCATTTGAACCGCCTATAGCCCTGTTATCATGCGTAATTCAGATGTTGATATCTAATCAACTCATGCCAGCCAAGCACATCGACACGTCCTGATGCATTGCTAAATAACATACATAATATCGAGCTATTTGGAAATATACAGCGTATACAATAACATTCTTTCAGTTCCTTTTACATGCATGTGTTCAATAGGATCCCCTGATGAAAACATATTCTTAGTCTTTCTCCATGTTGTGGTCAACTACATAAGACGTACCAGCATCACTAAGATCAGGACATGTAGTCAAGTGTACAAGTTGTTGATTAATTATATACTTTTGTGACGCatatacgtacaagcgtttcagacatttattGGCATTATGTAGTTCAATAGATACATGTTTGCTACAATCTGCATCAGAAGTCCTATGTAACGAACTTGTATCTATAGAGCTTCTGACGCTTCTGTCCTGTTAATCAGTGTATGATGGTGTATTATTGCGCAGAAGATTAACATGCTGTCATCTTGCATTATGCTATTGCCCTATAATATAACATTATCTGGATTATTATTCGCATGTGTTGTATGACCGCTATTGTATACTAGATTATTTGTTATGCCTCTAATGTATATGTATGATATGTATATATATCGTCAGTCATTACGTGCTTGTATTTCAGGTAATGAATCTAAGAGTATCTGATCGTTTCATTCCGCTGTTAATTGGCATAGAAATATAGAATTTGTGATATACGTTTCCACCTACCTTATTATTGcatatatttaaattatttcagCATGTCATCTTTATGCGATGCGTTTGCAATATTTTGGATTTTTTATCAGTATAACCTGGTATAATTTCAACATTGTAGCTTACATCATAGCTGTTCAACGTGTCATTATCACTTCTGTACGATATATATATGATCATATCTGCATTGTTTCTATATTATTACGATTAGTCGATTTGTCTGGTAATTTATTTGATTTATATCATATAATCAATGCACTTgtaattctgtatatttttgtttgttaaatgcagtccttttaatgttagtgttacaTATAAACACCTTCTATACCTGCATTGTTTTGCTTGATGATCTATATCTATTGCCAACGTTTATATTGCCCCTATGTCACATTCGTAATATGTTGTACAACTGTATTATATTTCGCCATATGGGGCTATATGTGATTACCATAATAATGCGTGTCTATATCACGTATACTATTACTTGTACTACGGTATTGGTTGCTATATTTTTTACCTGCGCATTTGTAAACGCTGCTGATGAATTAATGTGTCATCTGTATTGGTTAATGTTGCATGTTGGTCAACCCGTTTTTATATTTCTACGTATAATGAACAAAGCTATATAGcagtctgtatatatatatatatgtaccgaTGGGTCTGGAGGCACGAATTGCGGTATCTTTAAACAATAATGATATGCGTTTGTACAGAGTGTACAAGCAGCGTTTGAATCGTTGACAAGAGGTCTTTGGATTGCTCTCAAGAGTTCCTTGGTTTTGAGAGATCTTAAGATGCTTCTTTGGATATCGAGTTTAGTCAATAGATCTGATTTTTTGAAGTATTTGACATCCAACGGATGGGAAATATGCCACGAGTAGTGCTCCTGCACTTATGAACGGAAGCTGGATGGCCGGTCAAGATGACTTTTTTTCAGAACGATTCTATCGGGATCGCGCGACTTTACGGCTCCAGCAGCTGTAAGAGTAGAGCCATGTCGTTCGTCCTTAAACACAGGTACTGGGATAGGCGGAAAGGAGAGAGGCGCATGAACGCTGATAACAAAAGGTCATCTTGGATGCAAAAATTtccatttgaacatttattctCGAATGGATGTAGGTTGGCGAGAACAAAAGTAGAGTAGGTACGTTTGTACACGTTGACCATCTTTGCTCTaccgagaattttttttttcttgctacGTCTCCTTCGTAAAATAGCTTGCGTATTCTCTATTCAGAATTGCCATTTCCACCCACACCCCAatttttcactatccccttcagacacattttctttattcatgccGGCATCGCTGTCGCGCCCCTCTTCTTCTGCAGTGTTCGGTTCCCGGCAAGCCGCCGGATCTGACGAAATCTCATCACTCAGAAAACAAGAAGCTCCTGCTTCAGCGGACGTTCTGAAAAAAGTTTCTCTcgatttttcaataaaaaattgtccACTTGGTCTTCTTCGATAAGGTCAGGTCCTCTTAGAGCTCTGGGTCTGATCGGTCACGCGGCCGCTTGTGCAAAATTCCAAGAAGGCTCTTTGGTCGTTGCGGATACCCTGCGCCGTCCTTATGAGGAGCAAGTAGGTCGTCGATGAGGTGAACGCGCGGAGCTCGATACACGCTCATTCCGAGCAAACGGGTCAGAGAGGTGCGATTAAAGGGTTTTCTCCTCTTACATGTTCCAGTGAGTTTTGACCTCCGTTTTGCTGGTTTAGCGTACTCGGGGCAGGCATTGTTTGCTCTACCCCAAAGTTGCAGAGGCGTTGGTGGGCGCCTTACTCAAGGGTTGCGACCCGGAAATACTGAGTGCGAAATGCCAATCCTGGCGGAGAGGACGTTTTTTGGTAGCGCAGCACGCGAGAATTCTTGGCGCGGGCGTCTGTCGGATGTACAGTACGACTCGCTGGTGAATTTTGCCAATGCAGCCCCCGATGTACGGCTAGGTCGATCTCAATGGTCAAGAACAAAAATATGCTTAATTATTGACCTAAATTCCGTGAACAAAGGCGGGCTCATTTCATTTATTTGCGCGGATATTTTACAAGCTCTGAAAAAAACGGCGCATTCCTTATCAGTAATACGTAGTATTGGTCGTAATAATTGTCTTTTGAGACTGAACGGACACTGGGGCCGAGATAGGGTTGGTGGTTTGAATGACGCTGGTGGTGATGGGGGTGCTGGGTACAATTATGGGCGACGGCTGAGCAATGAGGTTGGGCACTGGCGGGAAGACAACCCGCGGCGCGTTTGTATGGTACATAGGGGTCATAGTCGTAGTTGTGTATTGCTGAATGCTCTGCTGTGGGGGAAGCGGCTGTGTCCACATGGTGGGCTGTGTAGCGAATTGGGGAGAAACGAATTGCTGCTGCATAGGGAACGTGTCTACGACTTCAATTGGCTGAACGGCTCCCCAGTTTGGCATAGCGGGGGGCGGTCGGTTCCCCTGAAGTAGGTAGTTGCCGGGAGCAGAAGGATATCCGGGCTGATAGGAATAATTTTCGGGCTGGTAGTATTTTTGTTCATAAGGATGGGGAGGGTGGTCATAAGGGTCCGAGTTGCTGCTGACTAAAGGCAATTCGTTCGGCGAATAAGAGTGGTTGGGGACATCGCTTCTGTAGTTCGCGAAGTTCTGTGAATTTCGGTTTTCGGCTGCTAGCTGGTCACCGAACTGCTGGGGAGACCTCTGGGGAAAGGGATGGGCGTTAATAGGACCAGGGATGGACGATTGAGAACTGTTGCTTTCGTCGCTACTATGGGTACATATTGGGGATGGTCTGATGAGCCGGCCATCCGTTATTACTCGTTCTGGTAGCTCCCCGAATGGCGCTGCGTTTGAGGAGTTCGCGTACTGAGGACTAATTTCCTCCATTTTGGAGGAGTCTAGGTTGGTGTTTGTAGGAAACGCCGGATATGTGTTGAAGAGATAAGCAACGAAAGCGGTATTGAGCTTCGGGTCTCCGGACAAGACGTCCTCTGGTGATATGAACTGAACAAGGCCCTTGTTTGCAACGACCTTGCATACCAGTTCGGCGCGTTGTTCTGGACTCAGTAACGGAATTTCCCTTCTGTCAATGGCAGACGTTTTCAAGATTTGACGAAGCAAATGCAAATAACATTCGCCGTCGCTGACGTCTTCAGAAAAATTTCTAACCCTTCTATTCGCGCCTGCCTGTCGCAAGTGATGGTTGAACCAAATCAAAAGGTTGGATTCTGGCTCAGTTTGAGCAGGCGCGGCAGCGTCCTCGTTGTCCCTAACCGCCAAAAGTTGTGGATGGTTTTCAACGGTTACATTGCTGAGCAGAGCTTTGTTCAATATTTGCCAAATGAACCCCAAGACGAGGTGCGGCGTCCCATTCACCAGGTCGCCGGGGCCAATGTTTATCAAATTGCAGCCCATCTCCTTGGCCATTTGAATGGTGGCGTTGTGTGACTCTTGTATTTCGAACGCGTTTGGGTTTTTGACGTAAATCTTGCGCGAATTTGGCTTTAGCTTATTTAACAGCTTAGGAAGCAAAACCCCTTGAGAAATAACTTTAAACAGGTCCTCGTTTTTTTCGTCAATGGGCATGACGTCCTTCAAGTCTGGGTCATCCCTTAAGACCGAGTTCACAAAGCGCACAAATGCAGAAAGCTCGTGAAGCGAGTAGGAGTGCCTCGCATCGTCTATCCCGCCATATTGGTGTTGAGACGACGAACCGTGATTACTTCTAAGTTGTTCGTGAGCGGCCCTGATAGCAGCGTCTGATGGGACGTTCGTTGAATAgggacttctttgcctctgtaacgGTTCTTCTGGCAGCGCATGCAAATCGCACGCATCCGAATTTCCAGCATACTGCGCCATCTTTGCGTGTTGTGGTAAAGGATACGGTCGTTCGCAGTTTGAACTGGGAAACACCATAAAAGGATTGTGATTCATGGAGAATGTGGCAATTATATTAccagaaaatatgttttatttttaagTTATTCAGAAATTTTCAGTTAACTCGAGCACACTATGTTTTCGACAATTCTCCAGCGGAGTAAATAACAAGTTCGCGCAGAACCTCGTTCAAGAACGCGCTACCCTTCGCGCCGGAGAAAACCGCCGAAAACTGTCACGACCACTTTAAACGTCTGGGCCAATCAATCCGGTAGAAGACCAGCAACGTAGAAGACTCTCGGTTGTGCGACGAGTCCTTCAAGCGCTTGACTCTGGCGCAAAAGATCGACTATTTGGATTCTTCGACTGATAAACATTTTTATGTCAGCGCCGCGAAAACGAGAAAAAATGCTGGTAAAAAATTTTATATTCCTAACCTCACCGTCACCT encodes:
- the LOC126318456 gene encoding eukaryotic translation initiation factor 4 gamma 3-like: MSHQRKMLHRNGGSGNTNRGGGGGGSGGQVHTRSTALHATKKEQSRGQTALSDQPTQSVPVQQSQDSASRKSNMKPLSQEPPNKRAPYETELHYYATNYHHPKLDQRYQGHHQMVPPQYAPQNYPYYNYVIHTYQNMYPPQSGMHATVPNSQIVFDDQPNVLPGLHADSSQSYYEKMHPTHMLVPTKQSAGYSGSAAMPKGPIYSKMPPPPSSAPRYGTAHLGEPPAFVKPSTKFTPAPKRPLRFVDPNTKTYVSIDDDAQPASKPSEPPASASVPKSSAGVCVFEIDEGGEEIGLAPPITRKKLIIKRSGTYSEPPSHDPLVADAGGDAVPQQTAEGARPRSPETRSEEAPSQTAAEPTLAERLETESAETEHVATLEEKPEEAPEEEKREATPGEVVREAAPEEEKREAAPEEVVREAMPEEVAREAMPEEVVREAAPEEVVREAAPEEVAREAMPEEVVREAAPEGGVSEDAASSEGYGDAKSAPADVAIPGGEVMSPRKESEEDITEGQDTKAEDFAESSREEAADSGRSSIDEGEDEERGFEIVYPPDTWSPSNPTGKKIYDRDFIMQFQHLVKIIPSIQIPEEISQSNSSRGGYGGGHRDGFFGGSRGRYYTRPFQDKVPSGREGKNVQDSRGRANRERESVRSGSKDGFAGKKGRSGTRQQDHRSGASGGYSSTPKDRWSKTRPYQASNDADELEQSTRLFRGILNRIAPDSFDMLTEKICDNQVTNIETLVKLVDIITEKALIETKFSSLYAKLCKELNAKLPPLKNHLGEEQTLCRSILNKCQYEFELRVPPTPIPDSIVDPEQRLDMELAEAKRHDKIMGLIRFIGELFNEKVLKRFAIHICIKSLLSTITEDNLEQLCLLLTTTGANLATYENNTVAEGAIAKFKEIINSNDIQISSRIRCLIQDVVDLSENQWKLRGAAANVMVPMKLSEVHKDIERKAREKEQQLFLDRKQTSGKFSSRPAPVISSPHQGLSNASSKHRQHGNSILAGSSSSRNSFKSLSPAAQIPPNRQAAPASQSGGGRQYPSRPSSKTSDISPSSASTKKINMFASLCEEEEVELPERQPPLSADTAEAAPIDHSEEMDDLIKEFIEEGQPLDFIKSVQEFPPNKLPDFICQLVVQTLEKSKEQVCQWAAEALSLLLKQVHAEKILDGLTQFFHNQLSDIKVDVPKADIFAACIITPLVQDQCLTMKDIDHFLEPHKSNKPLILNFFGTFWSTLSKRDIARARQILKQNEFRLEKWFPDRHEFIDKYQLTELFEMT